One Paenibacillus riograndensis SBR5 DNA segment encodes these proteins:
- the recQ gene encoding DNA helicase RecQ, whose product MKMQAPTMEQAQAELQKYYGYPDFREGQKKIVMNLLEGRDTLGIMPTGGGKSICYQVPALLLPGLTLVISPLISLMKDQVDALTTAGIPAAYINSTLSGKEVNERIRAARRGELKLLYVAPERLELDWFRLEMAGLSISCVAVDEAHCVSQWGHDFRTSYLAVSPFVDELPERPILAAFTATATPEVMEDMVRLLRLRQPGVFMTGLGRDNLAMSVLRGENKREFVLDYTARHSHQPGIVYAATRKEVDDLYQRLQASGIAAGRYHAGMSDQERAESQEGFLYDDIRVMVATNAFGMGIDKSNVRYVIHYNMPKNMEAYVQEAGRAGRDGEPSQCILLFSAQDIMTQKFLIEQNPQDADRKANEYRKLQQMIDYCYTTRCLRSAQLDYFGEEHGDQPCGICSSCTDERELVDMTVDAQKIFSCIHRMRERFGVALVSSVLKGSRNQKVLQYGFENLPTHGAMSSRTEKEITESINVLISEGYLALSEGQYPVVRLQPLAAEVLRGQRQVLQRVARVRSTGGSSGGRDRSRVRDLSPSAVNETVFEQLRLIRRELAGREHVPSYIIFNDATLREMSVVCPQTEAEMLRVKGVGEVKYRKYGKPFLEFFQNEM is encoded by the coding sequence ATGAAGATGCAAGCACCTACCATGGAACAGGCGCAGGCTGAACTGCAAAAATATTATGGCTATCCCGACTTCCGGGAGGGCCAGAAAAAAATTGTCATGAATCTGCTGGAGGGCCGGGATACGCTCGGGATCATGCCGACGGGCGGCGGGAAATCGATATGTTATCAGGTTCCGGCATTGCTGCTGCCGGGACTTACGCTGGTCATTTCCCCGCTGATTTCACTGATGAAGGATCAGGTGGACGCGCTGACCACGGCCGGAATTCCGGCTGCATATATCAACAGCACGCTGAGCGGCAAAGAAGTGAATGAACGCATCCGTGCGGCGCGCCGGGGAGAGCTGAAGCTGCTCTATGTGGCGCCCGAGCGGCTGGAGCTGGACTGGTTCCGCCTGGAGATGGCAGGCTTGTCCATCTCCTGTGTCGCGGTGGATGAAGCCCACTGTGTCTCCCAGTGGGGGCATGATTTCCGGACGAGCTATCTGGCGGTTTCCCCTTTTGTGGACGAGCTGCCGGAACGGCCGATTCTTGCCGCCTTTACCGCCACAGCTACACCAGAGGTTATGGAGGATATGGTCCGGCTGCTGCGGCTTCGCCAGCCGGGCGTATTCATGACCGGACTGGGCCGGGATAATCTGGCCATGTCGGTGCTGCGCGGGGAGAATAAACGCGAGTTCGTGCTGGATTATACGGCGCGGCACTCCCATCAGCCGGGCATTGTCTATGCCGCCACCCGCAAAGAGGTGGATGATCTGTATCAGCGGCTGCAGGCTTCCGGCATCGCAGCCGGACGTTATCATGCAGGGATGAGCGACCAGGAGCGTGCGGAGAGCCAGGAAGGTTTTCTCTATGACGATATCCGTGTCATGGTTGCCACCAACGCTTTCGGGATGGGGATCGACAAGTCGAATGTCCGTTACGTCATCCATTACAATATGCCCAAAAATATGGAAGCCTACGTACAGGAAGCGGGCCGTGCCGGGCGGGACGGAGAGCCCAGCCAGTGTATCCTGCTCTTCAGCGCGCAGGATATTATGACGCAGAAGTTCCTGATCGAGCAGAATCCGCAGGACGCGGACCGCAAGGCCAATGAATACCGCAAGCTTCAGCAGATGATCGATTACTGCTATACGACCCGCTGTCTGCGCAGCGCCCAGCTGGATTATTTTGGCGAGGAGCACGGGGACCAGCCATGCGGGATCTGCAGCTCGTGTACAGATGAACGCGAGCTGGTGGATATGACAGTGGATGCCCAGAAGATATTCTCCTGCATCCACCGTATGCGTGAACGCTTTGGCGTCGCGCTGGTATCCTCTGTCCTCAAAGGCTCGCGCAACCAGAAGGTGCTGCAGTACGGCTTCGAGAATCTGCCTACCCACGGGGCGATGTCCAGCCGCACCGAGAAGGAGATTACCGAGAGCATCAATGTGCTGATCTCGGAAGGGTATCTGGCCTTATCGGAAGGCCAGTATCCTGTGGTGCGGCTTCAGCCGCTGGCCGCCGAAGTGCTGCGCGGCCAGCGGCAGGTCCTGCAGCGGGTGGCCCGGGTGCGCAGCACCGGAGGCAGCTCCGGCGGGCGGGACCGCAGCCGCGTGCGCGATCTGTCGCCATCGGCGGTGAATGAGACGGTGTTCGAGCAGCTGCGCCTGATCCGCCGCGAGCTGGCGGGGCGCGAGCATGTGCCGTCCTACATTATTTTCAATGATGCGACCCTGCGCGAGATGAGCGTGGTTTGCCCGCAGACTGAAGCGGAAATGCTGAGAGTCAAAGGGGTCGGTGAAGTGAAATACCGTAAATACGGCAAGCCGTTCCTGGAATTTTTTCAAAATGAAATGTAA
- a CDS encoding B12-binding domain-containing radical SAM protein — MKIILATLNAKYIHTSLAIRLLKAYSEHEFQDIHLAEYTIKDPVMNIVSDLFQKKPDVIGFSCYIWNIEETVKVIGILKQVMPEVTVVLGGPEVSYEPLYWMQREAGIDFVVNGDGEETFHHLLQELRDDRKFHFVYGAAYRKGEELIVNPPRPKSDLNTLPSPHRFPDDLPDLGKRIVYFETSRGCPFNCQFCLSSIEVGVRYYDIERVKADLLYLIENGAKVIKFLDRTFNINRNYAMEMFQFLIDNHQGCVFQFEITADIMRPEVLDFLAEHAPPGIFRFEIGVQSTNDETNELVKRRQNFTKLSRTVMKIKASGNIDQHLDLIAGLPQEDYATFRKTFNDVFAMEPEELQLGFLKMLRGTGLRAQAAKYNYTYMEHAPYEILSSHVMPFSDIIRLKRLEDVLEKYWNSHRLDHSVKYLIRHVFQSPFDFFQEFGDYWEARGWQKIGHQLEDLFTRLHAFLTDRRTPSMPVITGLMKLDYFLGHKYKPRKIWWDITLDKPEWSHYMKEIAEHPERLSAKLADAGFSERELQKFTVLEVLPFRLEAVLDSISGLRFDPAAVAVAEAADNADRIPDSLSPAGGGEAGTAAAKRGAANPAASAAAPLAAADKRSTALAEALPDAGGSTLLIVMYQQDESQRAQYYALPL; from the coding sequence ATGAAAATCATCCTGGCTACATTAAATGCCAAATACATTCATACCTCGCTGGCCATCCGCCTCCTGAAGGCATACAGCGAGCATGAGTTTCAGGATATCCATTTGGCGGAATATACCATCAAAGATCCCGTGATGAATATCGTGTCCGACCTCTTCCAGAAGAAACCGGATGTGATCGGGTTTTCCTGTTATATCTGGAACATTGAAGAGACCGTCAAGGTGATCGGGATTCTCAAGCAAGTGATGCCTGAGGTTACGGTTGTGCTGGGCGGGCCGGAAGTATCGTATGAGCCGCTTTACTGGATGCAGCGGGAGGCCGGGATTGATTTTGTCGTGAACGGTGACGGGGAAGAGACCTTCCACCATTTGCTTCAGGAGCTGCGGGATGATCGCAAGTTTCATTTTGTCTATGGAGCTGCGTACCGCAAGGGGGAAGAGCTGATCGTCAATCCGCCGCGTCCCAAAAGCGATCTGAACACCCTGCCGTCCCCGCACCGCTTCCCGGATGATCTGCCGGATCTCGGCAAGCGGATTGTCTATTTTGAGACCAGCCGGGGTTGTCCGTTCAACTGCCAGTTCTGCCTGTCCAGCATTGAGGTGGGTGTGCGGTACTATGATATTGAACGGGTGAAGGCGGATTTGCTCTATCTGATTGAGAATGGTGCCAAAGTCATCAAATTTCTTGACCGCACCTTCAATATCAACCGCAATTACGCGATGGAAATGTTCCAGTTCCTGATCGACAACCATCAGGGCTGTGTGTTCCAGTTCGAGATTACAGCGGATATTATGCGTCCTGAGGTGCTGGATTTCCTTGCCGAGCACGCGCCTCCGGGCATCTTCCGCTTCGAAATAGGCGTGCAGTCCACCAATGACGAGACGAATGAGCTGGTCAAACGCCGCCAGAACTTCACCAAGCTGTCCCGCACCGTTATGAAAATCAAAGCCAGCGGCAACATCGACCAGCATCTCGATTTGATTGCCGGGCTGCCGCAGGAGGATTACGCGACCTTCCGCAAGACCTTCAACGATGTATTTGCCATGGAGCCGGAAGAGCTTCAGCTCGGATTCCTCAAAATGCTGCGCGGCACCGGGCTCCGTGCCCAGGCGGCCAAATACAACTATACGTATATGGAGCACGCCCCATATGAGATTCTGAGCAGCCATGTGATGCCGTTCTCCGACATTATCCGCCTCAAGCGGCTGGAGGATGTGCTGGAGAAGTATTGGAACAGCCACAGGCTGGACCACTCGGTTAAATACCTGATCCGCCATGTGTTCCAATCGCCGTTCGATTTCTTCCAGGAGTTCGGCGATTACTGGGAGGCGCGGGGCTGGCAGAAGATCGGGCATCAGCTCGAAGATCTGTTCACCCGGCTGCATGCTTTTCTGACGGACCGCAGAACGCCTTCCATGCCCGTCATTACGGGGCTGATGAAGCTGGATTATTTCCTGGGGCACAAATATAAGCCGCGCAAAATCTGGTGGGATATTACGCTGGACAAGCCGGAGTGGTCTCATTATATGAAGGAGATCGCCGAGCATCCGGAGCGGCTCTCTGCCAAGCTGGCCGATGCGGGATTCAGCGAGCGGGAGCTGCAAAAGTTCACCGTGCTCGAAGTGCTGCCGTTCCGTCTGGAAGCCGTGCTGGACTCGATCAGCGGACTGCGCTTTGACCCGGCAGCCGTGGCTGTTGCCGAAGCGGCGGACAATGCTGACAGGATACCGGACAGCTTAAGCCCGGCAGGCGGCGGGGAGGCGGGGACGGCAGCGGCTAAGAGGGGAGCGGCGAATCCGGCAGCGTCAGCCGCAGCGCCGCTTGCGGCGGCGGACAAGCGTTCCACCGCTCTGGCGGAAGCTCTGCCAGATGCCGGTGGAAGCACCCTGCTGATCGTCATGTACCAGCAGGATGAGAGCCAGCGGGCGCAATATTACGCGCTGCCTTTGTAG
- a CDS encoding GNAT family N-acetyltransferase, with protein MNSAVQISLRLYEEKYKEDLLAFELPPEQAEFTGLPEETLSEAVANPGKTAVVIVQEEQAVGFFVLHRGEGIADFYPNTTGAILLRAFLINYASQGQGIAKAALVVLPDFISTHFPWVREIVLAVNERNIAAASLYSRAGFLDKGLRRSGGKGPQKVLQYGLDKPLAEMHSSSGIM; from the coding sequence ATGAACAGTGCTGTGCAGATTTCTTTGCGTTTATATGAAGAAAAGTACAAGGAAGACCTGCTTGCCTTTGAGCTGCCGCCGGAGCAGGCGGAGTTCACCGGGTTGCCGGAAGAGACTTTGTCTGAAGCTGTAGCAAATCCCGGCAAAACTGCGGTTGTCATTGTCCAGGAGGAACAGGCGGTAGGCTTTTTTGTCCTTCACCGTGGAGAAGGTATTGCGGACTTTTACCCCAATACAACCGGGGCCATACTGCTGCGCGCGTTCCTGATTAACTATGCCAGCCAAGGCCAGGGCATAGCCAAAGCCGCACTGGTGGTGCTGCCGGACTTCATCAGCACTCATTTTCCTTGGGTCCGCGAAATTGTACTTGCTGTCAACGAGCGGAATATCGCTGCCGCAAGCCTCTACTCCAGAGCAGGCTTTCTTGATAAAGGGCTCCGCCGCAGCGGGGGCAAGGGGCCGCAGAAGGTGCTTCAATACGGGTTGGACAAGCCATTGGCGGAGATGCATTCTTCCTCGGGGATTATGTAA
- a CDS encoding putative holin-like toxin yields MILLYNNVHEQQLHSLEEVKVMDVKDAITLMFMFGMFILALLGYIKKK; encoded by the coding sequence ATGATTCTCTTGTACAACAATGTTCATGAGCAGCAGCTGCACTCCCTAGAGGAGGTGAAGGTAATGGATGTTAAAGATGCTATTACCCTAATGTTCATGTTCGGTATGTTCATATTGGCACTGCTTGGCTACATTAAAAAGAAATAG
- a CDS encoding alpha/beta fold hydrolase translates to MRENTFKMTDPLGVDIHVYEWLPEPEAPVRGIVQIAHGMCETAARYARFAAALTGAGYAVYANDHRGHGQTAGRVELLGDTGENGFYWMRRNLLQLAGIARSRHEGLPIFLLAHSMGSFLAQKLMCEEGRDIYAGFILSGTNGPRTMLRLGESLAGLQFRLQGKRHRSVLLNGIVFGPYNRSFTPVRTAFDWLSSDTQEVDRFIADPFCGAICTTRFFRDFFRLLRDIHSRETLVTLCRDKPVYLFAGAKDPVGMNGQGVLRLAEIYREQGISDVEYRLYPEGRHEMLNEVNRDEVTADVLDWLVRHLPAESLLLQPLAP, encoded by the coding sequence ATGAGGGAAAACACTTTTAAGATGACCGATCCGCTGGGGGTCGACATCCATGTGTATGAATGGCTGCCGGAACCGGAGGCGCCGGTCAGAGGGATTGTCCAGATTGCCCACGGCATGTGTGAAACGGCTGCCCGGTATGCCCGGTTTGCAGCGGCGCTCACAGGAGCAGGCTATGCGGTATATGCCAATGACCACCGCGGCCACGGGCAGACTGCAGGCCGGGTTGAGCTGCTCGGCGATACCGGCGAGAATGGATTCTACTGGATGCGGCGCAATCTGCTCCAGCTCGCCGGAATCGCCCGCTCCCGGCATGAGGGCCTGCCGATCTTCCTGCTGGCCCACAGCATGGGCTCCTTTCTGGCACAGAAGCTGATGTGCGAGGAAGGCCGTGACATCTATGCCGGATTCATTCTCAGCGGCACCAACGGGCCGCGCACGATGCTCCGGCTCGGAGAATCACTGGCGGGGCTGCAATTCAGGCTGCAGGGGAAGCGCCACCGCAGTGTTCTGCTGAACGGTATTGTTTTTGGTCCGTATAACCGGTCTTTCACACCGGTGAGGACCGCTTTTGACTGGCTGAGCAGTGATACGCAGGAGGTGGACCGCTTCATAGCTGATCCGTTCTGCGGAGCGATTTGCACCACCCGGTTCTTCCGCGATTTCTTCCGGCTGCTGCGGGATATCCATTCCAGGGAAACGCTGGTTACCCTGTGCAGGGATAAGCCGGTATATCTGTTCGCCGGAGCCAAAGACCCGGTCGGCATGAACGGTCAAGGCGTGCTGCGCCTGGCAGAGATCTACCGGGAGCAAGGAATTTCAGATGTGGAATACAGGCTGTATCCGGAAGGCAGGCATGAAATGCTCAACGAGGTCAACCGGGATGAGGTGACTGCGGATGTGCTGGACTGGCTCGTCCGGCATCTTCCGGCAGAATCCCTGCTGCTTCAGCCGCTTGCTCCTTAG
- a CDS encoding type I phosphomannose isomerase catalytic subunit has translation MTKPYPLKFQPEFKERVWGGRALEKFGLELPEGHIGEGWMIADHPNGTSSVLNGELAGQGLDQIRLQFGHEWFGSKGSPKDGGRFPLLIKLLDCNDNLSVQVHPTDDYEELPKGELGKTEMWYVLDAKPGAKIIYGLKDGVTRESLREALESGTVMDTMREITVSAGDAFYIPAGTVHALCAGVVVAEIQQNSDTTYRIYDYDRPGLDGKPRELHIEDSLNVTAYEGAGATSMKTDGAVAGEWLQIAASPYFIVEKGIVNGEWSLSTTPDSFTILVVCEGSGHLTWEGGSQPYSAGECYLLPSTLGAYGIEGHSTVLRSYLP, from the coding sequence ATGACTAAGCCTTATCCTTTAAAATTTCAACCGGAGTTCAAAGAACGCGTGTGGGGAGGCCGGGCCCTGGAGAAATTCGGCCTGGAGCTGCCGGAAGGCCACATCGGTGAAGGATGGATGATTGCCGATCATCCCAATGGCACGTCTTCGGTGCTCAACGGCGAGCTTGCCGGACAAGGATTGGATCAGATCCGCCTGCAGTTCGGCCATGAATGGTTCGGCAGCAAGGGCAGCCCGAAGGACGGCGGCCGGTTCCCGCTGCTGATCAAGCTGCTGGACTGCAATGACAATCTGTCTGTACAGGTGCATCCTACGGATGATTATGAAGAATTGCCAAAGGGAGAACTGGGCAAAACAGAAATGTGGTATGTGCTGGACGCCAAACCGGGCGCCAAAATTATCTACGGCCTTAAAGACGGCGTAACCCGCGAAAGTCTGCGTGAGGCGCTGGAGAGCGGTACGGTCATGGATACCATGCGGGAAATCACTGTCTCGGCCGGTGACGCCTTCTACATCCCTGCCGGAACTGTTCACGCGCTCTGTGCCGGAGTGGTTGTAGCGGAAATTCAGCAGAACTCGGACACTACATACCGGATTTACGACTATGACCGTCCGGGCCTGGATGGCAAACCGCGTGAGCTTCATATCGAGGATTCGCTTAACGTAACCGCTTATGAAGGCGCAGGCGCAACCTCCATGAAGACAGACGGCGCTGTAGCCGGAGAGTGGCTGCAGATTGCCGCTTCCCCCTACTTTATTGTAGAGAAAGGCATCGTAAACGGGGAATGGAGCCTCTCCACCACACCGGACAGCTTCACTATTCTCGTGGTCTGCGAAGGCAGCGGACATCTGACCTGGGAAGGCGGCTCCCAGCCCTATTCGGCCGGAGAATGCTACCTCCTTCCGTCCACTCTTGGGGCTTACGGAATCGAAGGCCACTCCACGGTGCTGCGTTCGTATCTGCCATAA
- a CDS encoding class I SAM-dependent methyltransferase: protein MGFMSVLSFAHKLTEGRLQPGGRAIDATVGTGADTLFLAKAAGPRGGVYGFDIQPAALALAEERLRLAREEARAALSPVTLLLQSHAAMAEAVPPDWRGTVSAVMFNLGYLPSGDADKTIITEPSSTLAALEAALALLRPGGIITAVLYPGHEGGDREAAAVEAWAAGLPSRQAQAIVYRQLQRASAPYTLAVEKKKEADL from the coding sequence ATGGGCTTTATGTCGGTCCTTAGCTTTGCTCATAAATTAACGGAGGGCCGCCTTCAGCCGGGCGGCCGGGCGATTGACGCCACCGTGGGCACCGGTGCCGACACGCTGTTCCTCGCCAAAGCGGCCGGGCCGCGCGGCGGGGTGTACGGCTTCGACATCCAGCCTGCGGCGCTGGCTCTGGCCGAAGAGCGCCTGCGGCTGGCCCGGGAGGAAGCGCGGGCGGCGCTGTCTCCCGTAACGCTGCTGCTGCAGAGCCACGCAGCAATGGCGGAAGCCGTTCCGCCGGACTGGCGCGGAACGGTCTCGGCGGTGATGTTCAATCTCGGCTATCTGCCCTCGGGCGATGCCGACAAGACCATCATCACCGAGCCCTCCAGCACGCTGGCCGCGCTGGAGGCCGCGCTCGCGCTGCTGCGGCCGGGCGGCATTATCACGGCCGTCCTCTATCCCGGCCACGAAGGCGGGGACCGGGAAGCCGCCGCCGTGGAAGCCTGGGCGGCAGGCCTCCCTTCCCGCCAGGCGCAGGCCATCGTCTACCGCCAGCTGCAGCGGGCCTCGGCCCCTTACACGCTGGCGGTCGAGAAGAAAAAAGAAGCGGATCTGTAG
- a CDS encoding TIGR01212 family radical SAM protein (This family includes YhcC from E. coli K-12, an uncharacterized radical SAM protein.), translating into MSNLLQTSSPLLWGDKRFHTWNYEMREHMDTKVFKVMLDAGFTCPNRDGSIAKGGCTFCSARGSGDFAGSRRDDLVTQFNNVRDRQHLKWPNAKYIGYFQAYTNTYAPVAELREYYEVILQQPGVVGLSIATRPDCLPDDVVEYLAELNQRTYLWVEMGLQTIHDSTSELINRAHDTQCYIDAVQKLRRHGIRVCTHIIHGLPQETHEMMLETVSAVANMDVQGIKIHLLHLMRKTPMVKQYEAGLLRFLEQDEYVKLIADSLELLPPEMIVHRLTGDAPRDLLIGPLWSLKKWEVLNAIDDELIARDTWQGKYWRKS; encoded by the coding sequence ATGTCCAACCTTCTACAGACCTCCTCTCCACTGCTGTGGGGGGATAAACGTTTCCATACCTGGAATTATGAAATGCGTGAGCATATGGACACCAAAGTGTTCAAAGTCATGCTCGATGCCGGCTTTACCTGTCCCAACCGCGACGGTTCCATCGCCAAAGGAGGCTGTACCTTTTGCAGCGCCAGAGGCTCCGGGGATTTCGCCGGCAGCCGCCGCGATGATCTGGTGACCCAGTTCAATAATGTCCGGGACAGACAGCATCTGAAATGGCCGAATGCCAAATATATCGGTTACTTTCAGGCTTATACGAACACGTATGCTCCAGTCGCGGAACTCAGGGAATATTATGAAGTCATTCTGCAGCAGCCGGGCGTAGTCGGCCTGTCCATCGCTACGCGCCCCGACTGCCTCCCTGATGATGTGGTCGAATACCTGGCTGAGCTGAACCAGCGGACCTACCTCTGGGTCGAAATGGGGCTGCAAACCATTCATGATTCCACCTCTGAGCTGATTAACCGGGCACATGATACGCAGTGCTACATTGACGCTGTCCAGAAGCTCCGCCGTCACGGCATCCGCGTCTGCACGCATATTATTCACGGCCTGCCGCAGGAAACGCATGAAATGATGCTGGAAACTGTGTCAGCGGTGGCGAACATGGACGTGCAGGGCATCAAAATCCATCTGCTGCACCTGATGCGCAAAACGCCGATGGTGAAGCAATATGAAGCCGGCCTCCTGCGTTTTCTGGAACAGGATGAGTATGTGAAGCTGATCGCCGATTCACTTGAGCTTCTTCCTCCGGAAATGATCGTGCACCGCCTGACCGGCGATGCCCCGCGCGATCTGCTGATCGGTCCGCTGTGGAGCCTTAAGAAATGGGAAGTGCTGAACGCCATTGATGATGAACTGATTGCCCGGGATACCTGGCAGGGTAAATACTGGAGGAAGAGCTAA
- the trmB gene encoding tRNA (guanosine(46)-N7)-methyltransferase TrmB gives MRLRGRKGIRESLEEQTDLVILDPRSLKGQWSELFGNDHPIHVEFGMGKGQFISRMSFKYPDINFIGVDMYDELIRRAAEKARAVWEPAGQETPPNLRVALANINYAEEVFAPGELERIYLNFSDPWPKSKHARRRLTHPRFLDKYRGLLSPLGEIHLKTDSRSLFEFSLNAFADYGLQMKNISLDLHPDGVMNEEHVMTEYETKFFGRGVNIHRCEAIVGAEALARYQATRLDKYRL, from the coding sequence ATGCGTTTACGCGGAAGAAAAGGAATACGTGAAAGTCTGGAAGAGCAGACCGATCTGGTCATCCTTGATCCACGCAGCCTGAAGGGGCAGTGGTCTGAACTGTTCGGCAACGATCATCCCATCCATGTGGAGTTTGGCATGGGCAAGGGGCAGTTCATCAGCCGGATGAGCTTCAAATATCCCGATATTAACTTTATCGGCGTTGATATGTACGATGAACTGATCCGCCGTGCGGCAGAGAAGGCCCGGGCGGTCTGGGAGCCGGCAGGACAGGAGACGCCGCCTAACCTTAGAGTGGCGCTCGCCAATATTAACTATGCTGAGGAAGTGTTTGCGCCGGGGGAGCTGGAGCGCATTTACCTGAACTTCAGCGACCCATGGCCCAAGAGCAAACATGCGCGCCGCCGCCTCACCCATCCGCGGTTTCTCGACAAATACCGCGGCCTGCTCAGCCCGCTTGGCGAAATTCACCTGAAGACAGATTCGCGCAGCCTGTTTGAGTTCTCACTGAATGCCTTTGCTGACTATGGGCTGCAAATGAAGAATATTTCCCTCGATCTGCATCCGGACGGAGTGATGAACGAGGAGCATGTGATGACTGAATATGAGACCAAATTTTTTGGCCGCGGAGTTAATATTCACCGCTGCGAGGCCATTGTGGGTGCGGAAGCACTGGCGCGCTACCAGGCCACCCGCCTGGATAAGTACCGACTGTAA
- a CDS encoding UDP-N-acetylglucosamine--LPS N-acetylglucosamine transferase encodes MRKKRVLLLSEGFGAGHTQAAYALSSSLRKLSPNLQTKVLELGSFLNPRLAPLIVSAYRKTVTSQPRLMGYVYRHQKSFNRLTTLALHRIFYTHTQNIMKQLKPDIIVCTHFIPSAVVSRLKRLDPAFKVPLVTVITDYDAHATWISPEVDRYLVSTPEVKTKLRYRSVAAAKIQVTGMPVHPSFWEHPGKADILEQFGLQDMPTVLVMGGGWGMMNDEVINTALAGWRDKLQIIFCLGKNEKLLREMQGNPLYSHPNISLVGFTREIDKLMEISDLLVTKPGGMTCSEGLAKGIPMLFYDPLPGQEEENCRYFTAAGLGEPVTSLKVVDRWMERLLYSYDEVQAKRQSHLDEIARFHPLQSAQSIIDMLE; translated from the coding sequence TTGCGCAAAAAAAGAGTACTATTGCTGTCGGAAGGTTTCGGCGCAGGGCACACGCAAGCAGCTTACGCTTTGTCGAGCAGCCTGCGCAAATTGTCGCCTAATCTGCAAACCAAGGTGCTGGAGCTTGGGAGCTTTCTGAATCCCAGACTGGCGCCTCTGATTGTATCGGCATACCGGAAGACGGTGACCTCCCAGCCCAGGCTGATGGGGTATGTGTACCGTCACCAGAAATCATTCAACCGTCTTACCACACTTGCCCTGCACCGCATTTTTTATACACATACGCAAAATATTATGAAGCAGCTGAAACCGGATATTATCGTCTGCACCCACTTCATTCCCAGTGCCGTGGTTTCCCGCCTCAAACGGCTGGACCCGGCCTTCAAGGTCCCGCTGGTCACGGTCATCACTGACTACGATGCACATGCCACCTGGATCAGCCCGGAAGTGGACCGGTATCTGGTCTCCACTCCTGAGGTCAAAACCAAGCTGCGCTACCGCAGCGTCGCTGCAGCCAAAATCCAGGTCACCGGCATGCCGGTCCACCCGAGCTTCTGGGAGCATCCGGGCAAAGCGGATATTCTGGAGCAATTCGGCCTGCAGGATATGCCGACCGTGCTGGTTATGGGCGGCGGCTGGGGCATGATGAACGACGAAGTCATCAATACAGCTTTGGCTGGATGGCGTGATAAGCTCCAGATTATTTTTTGCCTGGGCAAAAATGAGAAGCTGCTGCGTGAGATGCAGGGAAATCCGCTCTACAGCCATCCCAACATCTCCCTGGTCGGCTTCACGCGTGAAATCGACAAGCTGATGGAGATCTCCGATCTGCTGGTCACGAAGCCGGGAGGAATGACCTGCAGCGAAGGCCTGGCCAAGGGGATCCCCATGCTGTTCTATGACCCGCTGCCCGGCCAGGAAGAAGAGAACTGCCGTTATTTCACGGCGGCAGGACTGGGCGAACCGGTAACTTCACTGAAGGTGGTCGACAGGTGGATGGAACGGCTGCTCTACAGCTATGATGAGGTGCAGGCCAAACGGCAAAGCCATCTGGATGAAATCGCCCGCTTCCATCCCTTGCAGAGCGCCCAGAGCATTATTGATATGCTGGAATAA
- a CDS encoding phosphatase PAP2 family protein — protein sequence MRHLFMKLHLLERRLFKWINGRLHNPFLNFWLFYLTHLGGATSAIGINLLIWALSPQPLRTVGLQALIALAISHLPVAIAKKLYPRVRPYLALPGTNTFHNPLKDHSFPSGHTTAIFASTVPYMVAFPVLTAILLPLACIVGFSRIYLGLHYPSDVAAGAVIGSGVAAGTIALWF from the coding sequence ATGAGACATTTATTCATGAAATTGCATCTCTTGGAGCGGCGCCTGTTCAAGTGGATCAACGGACGATTGCATAACCCATTCCTGAACTTCTGGCTTTTCTATCTGACCCATCTGGGCGGGGCCACAAGTGCCATCGGCATCAATCTGCTGATCTGGGCGCTGTCTCCCCAGCCTTTGAGAACTGTAGGGCTGCAGGCCCTTATTGCCCTGGCGATCAGTCATCTGCCTGTTGCCATCGCCAAGAAGCTCTACCCGCGGGTGCGGCCGTATCTGGCGCTGCCAGGCACGAATACGTTCCATAATCCGCTCAAGGACCACTCATTTCCTTCAGGCCATACTACAGCTATCTTCGCTTCTACCGTTCCTTATATGGTGGCCTTTCCTGTCCTGACCGCCATACTGCTGCCGCTGGCCTGCATTGTCGGATTTTCGCGGATCTATCTTGGACTGCATTATCCGTCAGATGTTGCGGCAGGTGCGGTTATAGGCTCCGGCGTCGCTGCAGGCACCATTGCCCTGTGGTTCTAG